In a single window of the Planctomycetia bacterium genome:
- a CDS encoding RDD family protein: MNTRPALAILLLLSATGLVRGETWSASRVLVSGSDEYIWVMGASDATGKALPLVQIWKGRTGPDAGPPSLSQLLPPISGNPLCVAADGHGALRVLYADLTQVDYFAERPLAPGPKWLSQSQRAPAAWCGDAIEPVVYALVTTASIPPEPSVTSRDSSEDDTDDLLEPVAAAATPMPTTAYCLLKLHNGAWSRLDGPTSLTKANRAWLCARSGRVGLFSELDEAISFVEYNGTAWGETIGVPSAGKIQGAWAGYGSAGAVLVVAVGRTEERCEVKLLSAREDGEWRVGATLRENLEFLEIDSGRYDVGFARERIIMARASADGGVEFASTEIDGSEPVRFEPLSMARPEVSPRGTIQETIALMVGLAVLTFVMWTRRQQLALPATVPQGMQIAAVWRRIMATMIDVAPAALIAVPWMVKAVPELSSGMSWEEIQRVIEQPSVEAKLMPIQYSAVLIYGVWCWVWELFTRATPGKMLFGCRVLGIDGNAATPRQVMLRNVCRILMVGIGPSGWIITIMMMGMLSRNRQRVGDLLAFTVVVEDAPPPVEDSFLGGPDDGPSV, encoded by the coding sequence ATGAATACACGCCCCGCGCTTGCCATCTTATTGCTTCTCTCGGCCACGGGACTTGTTCGGGGCGAGACGTGGTCTGCGTCCCGGGTTCTGGTTTCAGGCAGCGACGAATATATCTGGGTGATGGGTGCGTCTGATGCAACGGGGAAGGCGTTGCCGCTGGTGCAGATATGGAAGGGCCGGACCGGTCCAGACGCAGGCCCACCATCGCTTTCGCAGTTACTACCGCCGATTTCCGGAAATCCGCTCTGTGTGGCTGCTGACGGGCACGGCGCGCTTCGCGTGCTGTACGCCGACCTGACGCAGGTCGATTACTTCGCCGAGAGGCCGCTGGCTCCCGGGCCGAAGTGGCTGTCGCAATCGCAGCGGGCTCCGGCGGCCTGGTGTGGCGATGCGATTGAGCCGGTGGTCTATGCGTTGGTGACGACAGCGTCGATTCCGCCGGAGCCGAGCGTTACGTCGCGCGATTCCTCGGAGGACGATACCGATGACCTGCTCGAACCGGTTGCGGCGGCGGCGACCCCCATGCCGACGACGGCGTATTGTCTCCTGAAGCTCCACAACGGGGCGTGGTCGCGCCTCGATGGTCCAACCAGCCTGACAAAGGCGAACCGCGCCTGGCTTTGTGCGCGCTCGGGGCGCGTGGGTTTGTTCTCCGAGCTCGATGAGGCGATCAGCTTTGTCGAATACAACGGCACGGCGTGGGGGGAAACGATCGGCGTACCCAGTGCGGGAAAAATCCAGGGGGCATGGGCGGGGTATGGGTCGGCCGGCGCGGTGCTTGTTGTCGCCGTTGGGCGAACTGAGGAACGATGCGAAGTTAAGCTGCTGTCGGCGAGAGAGGATGGCGAATGGCGGGTCGGCGCGACTTTGCGGGAGAATCTGGAGTTTCTGGAGATCGATTCCGGTCGCTACGACGTCGGGTTTGCCCGTGAGCGGATCATCATGGCGAGGGCGTCGGCGGACGGCGGGGTTGAATTCGCGTCGACCGAGATCGACGGCAGCGAGCCGGTTCGGTTTGAGCCGCTATCGATGGCGCGGCCGGAGGTTTCGCCGCGGGGGACGATTCAGGAAACGATCGCATTGATGGTGGGGCTGGCGGTACTGACGTTTGTCATGTGGACGCGCCGACAGCAATTGGCCCTGCCGGCGACGGTGCCGCAGGGGATGCAGATCGCGGCGGTGTGGCGACGGATCATGGCGACGATGATTGATGTCGCGCCGGCGGCGTTGATCGCCGTGCCGTGGATGGTGAAGGCGGTTCCGGAATTGTCGTCGGGCATGTCGTGGGAGGAGATACAGCGGGTCATCGAACAGCCTTCGGTGGAGGCGAAGCTGATGCCGATTCAGTATTCGGCGGTTCTGATCTACGGCGTCTGGTGCTGGGTGTGGGAATTGTTCACGCGGGCGACGCCGGGAAAGATGCTTTTTGGTTGCCGGGTCCTCGGGATTGACGGCAATGCCGCGACGCCGCGGCAGGTCATGCTTCGCAACGTGTGCCGAATTCTCATGGTGGGCATCGGGCCTTCCGGATGGATCATCACCATCATGATGATGGGCATGTTGAGCCGCAATCGGCAGCGCGTCGGCGATCTATTGGCATTTACGGTCGTGGTAGAGGATGCGCCGCCGCCGGTGGAAGATTCGTTTCTCGGCGGGCCGGACGACGGCCCAAGTGTGTGA
- a CDS encoding NADH-quinone oxidoreductase subunit D: protein MAEIVLEARPDINADLTSDKIVQDDLQTEEMLVNMGPQHPATHGVLRVVLRTDGEMVLEAVPHIGYLHRCAEKIGENLAPYQYIPYTDRMDYLAGMNDNLAFSLAVEKLAGLEVSERARYIRVIFAELNRIASHLVSMGTYGLDIGAFTPFLYAFREREMILDLFESACGARLTYSYITIGGVHDDLPERFIDITSEFLDYFEPKIDEYNGLLSFNHIFVKRTANIGVISPQDALDWGLTGPVLRGSGIRWDLRKVQKDLGYDEFDFDIPIGEGLKGTVGDCWDRYYVRILEMKESVKILRQALARVGSAKGDALDKRGKTVKLPADEIYYELENPRGQLGFYVQGNGSTIPARVKARGPSFCNLSITSHVCTNCLLADVAAIIGSIDVVMGEVDR, encoded by the coding sequence ATGGCAGAAATCGTTCTCGAAGCCCGGCCGGATATCAACGCCGATCTCACCTCGGACAAGATCGTGCAGGACGACCTGCAGACCGAGGAAATGCTCGTCAACATGGGGCCGCAGCACCCGGCGACCCACGGCGTGCTGCGCGTCGTCCTCCGCACCGACGGCGAGATGGTCCTCGAGGCCGTCCCGCATATCGGCTACCTCCACCGCTGCGCCGAAAAGATCGGCGAAAACCTCGCCCCGTACCAGTACATCCCCTACACCGATCGCATGGACTACCTCGCGGGGATGAACGACAACCTCGCCTTTTCCCTTGCGGTCGAGAAGCTCGCCGGACTCGAGGTCTCGGAGCGCGCCCGATACATCCGCGTCATCTTCGCCGAGCTCAACCGAATCGCATCGCACCTCGTCTCCATGGGCACCTACGGACTCGACATCGGCGCGTTCACGCCGTTTCTCTATGCCTTCCGCGAGCGTGAGATGATCCTCGACCTGTTTGAGTCGGCCTGCGGCGCGCGGCTGACTTACAGCTACATCACCATCGGCGGCGTCCATGATGACCTGCCGGAGAGGTTCATCGACATCACCAGCGAGTTTCTCGATTACTTCGAGCCCAAGATCGACGAATACAACGGCCTCCTTTCATTCAACCACATCTTCGTAAAACGCACGGCCAATATCGGCGTGATCTCGCCGCAGGATGCCCTCGACTGGGGCCTGACCGGCCCGGTGCTGCGCGGCAGCGGCATTCGCTGGGACCTGCGCAAGGTGCAGAAGGATCTCGGCTACGACGAGTTCGATTTCGATATTCCCATCGGCGAGGGGCTCAAGGGCACGGTCGGCGACTGCTGGGACCGCTACTACGTCCGCATCCTGGAAATGAAGGAGTCTGTGAAGATTCTGCGCCAGGCCCTGGCCAGGGTCGGCAGCGCCAAGGGCGACGCACTGGACAAGCGCGGCAAGACAGTCAAGCTGCCGGCGGATGAGATCTATTACGAACTGGAGAATCCACGCGGCCAGCTCGGCTTCTACGTCCAGGGCAACGGCTCAACCATCCCCGCTCGCGTCAAAGCTCGTGGCCCTTCCTTCTGCAACCTGTCCATCACCAGTCACGTCTGCACAAATTGCCTCCTGGCCGACGTGGCCGCGATCATCGGCAGCATCGACGTCGTCATGGGCGAGGTGGATCGGTAA
- the nuoB gene encoding NADH-quinone oxidoreductase subunit NuoB translates to MSWIENRFEEGLIVTSLDWAINWGRRSSIWPLTFGLACCAIEMMAVGASRFDLDRFGAGAFRATPRQADLMIVAGTVTFKMASRVKRLYNQMPEPKYVIAMGACTIGGGPYFKHGYHVVKGVDLVVPVDIYVPGCPPRPEALIEGIMRLQDKIRNTTIARDRWSVAKDEALGAAPVAV, encoded by the coding sequence ATGAGCTGGATCGAAAACAGATTTGAAGAGGGGTTGATCGTCACGTCGCTGGACTGGGCGATCAACTGGGGTCGGCGCTCGAGCATCTGGCCGTTGACGTTCGGCCTCGCCTGCTGCGCCATCGAGATGATGGCCGTCGGCGCCAGCCGCTTCGACCTCGATCGCTTCGGGGCCGGCGCCTTTCGGGCAACCCCACGCCAGGCCGACCTGATGATCGTCGCCGGCACTGTCACCTTCAAAATGGCCAGCCGCGTCAAGCGGCTCTACAACCAGATGCCCGAGCCCAAGTACGTCATCGCCATGGGCGCCTGCACCATCGGCGGCGGACCCTACTTCAAGCACGGCTATCACGTCGTCAAGGGCGTGGACCTCGTCGTGCCGGTGGACATCTATGTGCCCGGCTGCCCCCCGCGGCCCGAGGCCCTCATCGAAGGCATCATGCGTCTGCAGGACAAGATTAGAAACACCACCATCGCCCGGGATCGGTGGTCCGTCGCGAAGGACGAGGCACTGGGCGCCGCGCCGGTCGCGGTTTGA
- the acpS gene encoding holo-ACP synthase has protein sequence MNVIAHGIDLIECDRIAHILRDHPDRFLDRILTPAERAYCQRMKNPVPHVAGRFAAKEAILKVLGTGWRGPISWTDIEVLNDQSGRPHVTLSGPTAEIAAKLGIDRILISITHTDNYGAASAIGLSSPAHPP, from the coding sequence ATGAATGTCATCGCCCATGGGATTGACCTGATCGAGTGCGACCGGATCGCACACATCCTGCGCGACCATCCCGATCGATTCCTGGACCGAATCCTCACCCCCGCTGAGCGCGCCTACTGTCAGCGCATGAAAAACCCCGTGCCCCACGTCGCCGGACGCTTCGCCGCCAAGGAGGCCATATTGAAAGTCCTCGGCACCGGCTGGCGCGGCCCCATCTCCTGGACCGACATCGAAGTCCTCAACGATCAGTCCGGCCGGCCCCACGTCACCCTCTCCGGCCCGACCGCCGAAATCGCCGCCAAACTCGGCATCGACCGGATACTCATCTCCATCACCCACACCGACAACTACGGCGCAGCCTCCGCCATTGGCCTGAGTTCCCCGGCGCATCCTCCGTAA
- a CDS encoding Uma2 family endonuclease → MGHQATTSRTSRGAMRIGPEDHGRAFSLAEWSRSIETPGYIYEIIDGALVVSPNPAPSHDYWVQIVEEELRAYAAENPKSINWITERCDVVVPGRAGETRPQPDLAAFRNYPRQPPKSWDEVCPIVVVEVISARRGAKDITRNRHLYWLAGGIREYWVIDPSKSQRRPTLIAHVRGRGSKEWRRSIVPFDKNYESPTLGGFALNLQQASKR, encoded by the coding sequence ATGGGACATCAGGCGACGACATCCCGGACGTCACGCGGCGCGATGCGAATCGGACCGGAGGATCATGGCCGCGCATTTTCGCTTGCCGAATGGAGTCGGTCGATCGAGACCCCGGGATACATTTACGAAATCATCGATGGAGCGCTGGTTGTGTCACCGAATCCCGCGCCGAGCCATGACTATTGGGTTCAGATCGTCGAAGAAGAACTCCGCGCTTACGCCGCGGAAAACCCAAAGTCGATCAACTGGATCACCGAGCGCTGTGACGTGGTGGTGCCGGGCAGGGCGGGCGAAACGCGCCCGCAGCCTGACCTCGCGGCGTTTCGCAACTATCCAAGGCAGCCGCCCAAGAGCTGGGACGAAGTCTGTCCGATCGTCGTAGTCGAGGTAATTTCCGCGCGGCGCGGGGCAAAGGACATTACTCGTAATCGGCATCTTTACTGGCTGGCCGGCGGAATACGCGAGTACTGGGTAATCGATCCGTCCAAGAGCCAGAGGCGACCGACGCTCATCGCGCACGTCCGCGGGCGCGGTTCAAAGGAATGGCGGCGATCGATCGTCCCCTTTGATAAGAACTACGAGAGCCCCACCCTGGGCGGCTTCGCACTGAATCTGCAACAGGCAAGCAAGAGGTAA
- a CDS encoding bifunctional 4-hydroxy-2-oxoglutarate aldolase/2-dehydro-3-deoxy-phosphogluconate aldolase, which produces MSDDQKALTIRRIQDYRVSAILRTDDAQTAKDAMNAAVDGGFRMIEFTLTTPGAIELIQEFSARQDLLVGAGTVLTVEQARTATKAGAKFLVSPVFDPQIVAEARSLDAVSIPGAFTPTEMFAAHKSGADFVKLFPSPGDVAQFVSAVLAPMPFLRIFPTAGVTADNFLAVLASGAAGVGFVKSLFDPAELSAKNYSAIQARARRIIGML; this is translated from the coding sequence ATGAGCGATGACCAAAAAGCTCTCACGATTCGGCGCATCCAGGACTATCGCGTCAGTGCCATCCTTCGGACCGATGATGCCCAAACGGCCAAGGACGCCATGAACGCCGCCGTCGACGGCGGCTTCCGGATGATCGAGTTCACCCTCACCACCCCCGGCGCGATCGAACTGATCCAGGAGTTTTCCGCTCGGCAAGACCTTCTCGTCGGCGCAGGTACCGTCCTGACCGTCGAACAGGCCCGTACGGCGACAAAAGCCGGTGCAAAGTTCCTCGTCTCGCCCGTATTCGACCCGCAAATCGTCGCCGAAGCTCGTTCCCTCGACGCCGTCAGCATCCCCGGCGCCTTCACGCCGACAGAAATGTTCGCCGCCCACAAATCCGGCGCCGACTTCGTCAAGCTCTTCCCGTCACCCGGCGACGTCGCCCAATTCGTCAGCGCCGTGCTCGCGCCCATGCCGTTCCTCCGCATCTTCCCAACAGCCGGAGTAACCGCGGACAATTTCCTCGCCGTCCTGGCAAGCGGCGCGGCAGGCGTCGGTTTCGTCAAGAGCTTGTTTGATCCGGCTGAGTTGTCCGCGAAGAACTACAGCGCCATTCAGGCTCGCGCCAGGCGAATCATCGGCATGTTGTAG
- a CDS encoding NADH-quinone oxidoreductase subunit C, with protein MSPEEIVTILKEALGERIVGAEFQTAHPRVEVKSEAWRDVAAFLKDDKRLGFNFLRCISAVDMLEDDQFIAVYDLDALDGAPHSKNLWTRRHTMAVHVRVPRENPHIPSVADVWNAADWHEREAFDMMGIVFDGHPDSVEGPDGQHPRRILCPDDWEGFPLRKDYVFPMEYHGIPAVTEYGQTRPVH; from the coding sequence ATGTCACCAGAGGAAATCGTCACAATATTGAAGGAGGCGCTCGGCGAGCGAATCGTCGGCGCCGAGTTCCAGACTGCACACCCGCGCGTCGAGGTAAAGTCGGAAGCGTGGCGCGACGTCGCGGCGTTTCTAAAAGATGACAAACGCCTGGGGTTCAACTTCCTGCGGTGCATCTCTGCAGTCGACATGCTCGAAGACGACCAGTTCATCGCGGTCTACGACCTCGATGCCCTGGACGGCGCGCCGCACAGCAAAAACCTATGGACCCGTCGACACACGATGGCCGTTCACGTTCGCGTCCCACGTGAGAATCCACATATTCCCTCCGTGGCCGACGTATGGAACGCCGCCGATTGGCACGAGCGCGAAGCATTCGACATGATGGGCATCGTCTTCGACGGCCACCCCGACTCAGTCGAAGGCCCGGACGGCCAGCACCCCCGGCGCATCCTCTGCCCGGACGACTGGGAAGGCTTCCCCCTTCGCAAGGATTACGTGTTCCCGATGGAATACCACGGGATCCCCGCGGTGACGGAATACGGCCAAACCCGGCCGGTGCATTGA
- the coaD gene encoding pantetheine-phosphate adenylyltransferase: MANNTHKTAVFAGTFDPPTFGHLDIINRSRRLFSKTIVAVGRNPEKQPLFTDKERVSLLRELVGGYADVEVESYKGLTMDYVRRKGADVIVKGIRDSDDLRNELRQANVNMIAGDIETVFLFTTDTTALISGTLIRQICELGGLDSANLTRLIPPQVVEAMQRKLGSIGRDHQNKNHS; encoded by the coding sequence ATGGCGAACAACACACATAAGACGGCGGTGTTCGCGGGGACGTTCGACCCCCCTACTTTCGGGCATCTGGACATCATCAATCGCAGCCGCCGGCTTTTTTCCAAGACGATCGTGGCGGTGGGTCGGAATCCAGAGAAGCAGCCTCTTTTTACCGACAAGGAGCGCGTGAGCCTCCTGCGCGAGCTGGTCGGCGGATACGCCGATGTCGAGGTGGAGTCGTACAAGGGCCTGACGATGGACTATGTGCGGCGCAAGGGGGCCGACGTGATCGTCAAGGGCATCCGCGACAGTGACGACCTGCGCAACGAGCTGCGGCAGGCGAACGTGAACATGATCGCGGGGGATATTGAGACGGTGTTCCTGTTCACGACGGACACAACGGCGCTGATCAGCGGCACCCTCATCCGCCAGATTTGCGAACTCGGCGGATTGGACAGCGCGAATCTGACCCGGCTGATCCCGCCGCAGGTGGTCGAGGCGATGCAGCGGAAACTCGGCTCGATAGGCCGGGATCATCAGAACAAGAATCACTCTTGA
- a CDS encoding NADH-quinone oxidoreductase subunit A, whose translation MSLGALVFGSFVRTKLPHPEKGAPYECGEPTIGTSWVQFDLRFYVVALVFLIFDIEVALFYAWAVVYAESGVAALWDMLFFFGVIVVGYLYLWRFGYLDWVRATGLYDARPARDKARDPLGRAARQWS comes from the coding sequence ATGTCGCTCGGCGCCCTTGTCTTCGGGAGCTTCGTGCGGACCAAGCTGCCTCACCCGGAAAAGGGAGCCCCCTACGAATGCGGCGAACCGACCATCGGAACGAGCTGGGTCCAGTTCGACCTGCGGTTCTACGTGGTCGCGCTGGTGTTCCTGATATTCGATATCGAAGTGGCGCTGTTCTACGCCTGGGCGGTGGTCTATGCCGAGTCCGGAGTCGCCGCCCTTTGGGACATGCTGTTCTTCTTCGGCGTTATCGTGGTCGGCTACCTCTACCTGTGGCGCTTCGGCTATCTCGACTGGGTGCGGGCAACCGGCCTTTACGATGCGCGACCGGCACGGGACAAGGCGCGCGACCCCCTGGGCCGCGCGGCGCGGCAGTGGTCATAA
- a CDS encoding NADH-quinone oxidoreductase subunit I encodes MVAPVMSSRPPRGSARDYFQNIYDTVRTIAIGMRITLKYCFARTITLQYPDMAPAIQPRYRGFHWFEAEKCIACDQCAKACPVDCIYIEKGGPRKIDKETGIAVGGALERYAIDYSKCMFCALCCDPCPTDCIHMGDNHDLSAYTREDMIVEFTDLAKDGKQTPEPYWMQQERMPEWVAAQKQRWDERAMPVRDEMLKALKPSSATKKPEKAEKSEAETEKA; translated from the coding sequence ATGGTCGCCCCCGTTATGTCGTCCCGGCCCCCCAGGGGCAGTGCCCGGGACTACTTCCAGAATATCTACGACACCGTCCGCACGATTGCCATCGGAATGCGGATCACCCTTAAGTACTGCTTTGCCCGAACGATTACCCTCCAATATCCCGACATGGCCCCCGCCATCCAGCCGCGCTACCGCGGCTTCCACTGGTTCGAGGCCGAAAAGTGCATTGCCTGCGATCAGTGCGCCAAGGCATGCCCGGTCGACTGCATCTACATCGAGAAAGGCGGCCCACGCAAGATAGATAAGGAGACGGGCATAGCGGTCGGCGGCGCCCTGGAGCGATACGCGATCGACTATTCCAAGTGTATGTTTTGTGCCCTGTGCTGCGACCCCTGCCCGACTGACTGCATTCACATGGGCGACAATCACGATCTCTCGGCCTACACCCGCGAGGACATGATCGTGGAGTTCACCGATCTGGCGAAGGACGGCAAGCAGACGCCGGAGCCCTATTGGATGCAGCAGGAGCGGATGCCGGAATGGGTCGCCGCGCAGAAGCAGCGCTGGGATGAGCGTGCTATGCCCGTTCGCGATGAAATGTTAAAAGCACTGAAACCGTCGTCGGCGACGAAGAAGCCGGAAAAGGCCGAGAAGTCCGAGGCGGAGACAGAAAAAGCCTGA